The genomic region ATGATCGCAACTGTTGCTGAATTCCGTCAAGCTAAAGGGATTCTCGAAGATGAAAAAGCAAAATTAATTGCTGCAGGTCAAACTGTATCTGACGATTTACAAGTTGGGATGATGGTTGAAATTCCAGCCAGCGCTGTATTGGCTAACCAATTTGCTAAAGAAGTCGATTTCTTCAGTATCGGGACGAACGACTTGATTCAATACACAATGGCTGCTGATCGGATGAACGAACGTGTTTCATACCTTTACCAACCTTATAATCCAGCAATCTTACGTCTTATTAAGAACGTCATTGACGCTTCTCATAAAGAAGGTAAGTGGACTGGTATGTGTGGGGAAGCTGCCGGAGATTCAATCATGGCACCACTCCTTGTCGGGATGGGCTTAGATGAATTCTCAATGAGTGCAACTTCTGTGTTACGAGTTCGTAGTTTGATGAAACGTTTAGATACAACTGAATTAACTGATTTGGTTGAAACAGCTGTTAACGTCAATACAAGCAACGAAGAAAATCAAAAATTAGTCGAAGATTTTATGAAAGATCGTTAGGCTTAAACTTTTTAAAGGGTGTTAAGACAAAAGTAATTTTGTCTTAACACCCTTTTTTGTACGCAAAAGTATTAATGATTGACAGAAGTGCTTCTGGATTGTAAACTGAACCTATGATTACAAATGTAAACGAAAGAATGTGAACGAGATGGCAGAAAATACAAATGAAATTACGACTTCCGAATGGGAAGTGATGCGCGTTGTCTGGTCACTTGGTCAAGTCAACAGTCGTGACTTGATTGATTTACTTCAACAAAAGCGCGATTGGCAAGATTCAACCATCAAAACATTGATTGGCCGCTTGGTTAAAAAAGGCTTCTTAAAAACAGAAAAGGAAGGGCGGCGGTTTAATTACACGGCAACCGTTCCTGAGATTGAAGCGATGGAAAATGCCACACAAAGTCTTTTTGAACACTTGTGTGGTATGAAAAAAGGGCAGACATTAGCCGCTTTAATTGATCAAACGACTTTGAGTCAGACGGATATTTTGCAGTTACAACAATTACTGACAGCCAAAGCAGCTACTGCACCAGAAAAAGTGGCTTGCGACTGCTTGCCAAATAAATGTGACTGTGAAAAGGAGGAATAACGATGAAACACGATGATATGAAGATGCACAATCATGAGATGGGGG from Latilactobacillus sakei subsp. sakei DSM 20017 = JCM 1157 harbors:
- a CDS encoding CopY/TcrY family copper transport repressor; this translates as MAENTNEITTSEWEVMRVVWSLGQVNSRDLIDLLQQKRDWQDSTIKTLIGRLVKKGFLKTEKEGRRFNYTATVPEIEAMENATQSLFEHLCGMKKGQTLAALIDQTTLSQTDILQLQQLLTAKAATAPEKVACDCLPNKCDCEKEE